The following coding sequences lie in one Musa acuminata AAA Group cultivar baxijiao chromosome BXJ1-8, Cavendish_Baxijiao_AAA, whole genome shotgun sequence genomic window:
- the LOC135587602 gene encoding eukaryotic translation initiation factor 4G-like isoform X1 — MSVNQSRAERTQGQLRKPSRSGSSGQQRGSIGSGALGKGGSSAPSPISSSVSFAAPSSISPSLSTNRSIKKSGNGHGGQSRINPASTTSEASGAAPSTTAHRAVQNGAQAPQPSPGFSDASVPGGAKLIDMPAPRNASRGIPKSPYSQSATGASSSSTTSAPPKGDTSRTFPLQFGSINPGIVNGLQIPARTSSAPPNLDEQKCDQARIESFGAAPTLPVASIPKQQQQQQARKDVSGAQQSNSVEAHPLPQSKRDVSIPVPSASVTSMPKSSVLPIPGMPPMPMPMPFQPHQPQIPPQLGGPSHQMQSPGLAANSLQMTMTLPVGNVPQVAQQIYVPGIQSHFVQQQAMMHQGQGLGFAPPISHQLSQQLGNMGMGISSQFPQQHMGKFSGPRKTIVKITHPETHEVLRLDKRTDSSKDGVSSGQRSLSNVIPQAQPIPTYSAAHQMNYYAPMQQNSYSPSPLIFTTTTVPLTSGQVPMSSQAPKYSYPVSQSGQNLSFMKSSMANAVPGGKPALSMPEAVNLEGLPVSTSLPYAVQINVKGLQSEIVGASSGTPPVVISMPLTEAEPVKSVKTVADATVSCHKNNETSPDGPAQQLKSGSEPLLTLPVLDKSSAAAPPVLSSQRMLSEASSTPESRTGDSGSVQSGSDIRKREPLRRSDSLKDNQKKQNRKDLRNSQQEHQLDVSSPEGSKLSSPKPTKSSYAGELISQEGCTNTENTEAVLASDLATPSAWSCNKAENMILSEAGATEPFKGEIMPAASGLSGSILEKEASQGTSLFHADSFGSAPDGVSIKEDVPAEVTTSSSPMMDGTNSRSLCTSSCLVNEVLDVMRDEMLDVTKHEKSEVSDASLQDSSDNNVHQPSATKKSSKLFDPVMLLKQDDGGRNDGKVKFSDYHEADNKQFSSFVVGTKEGESRIANEENKTIDASLDPADSGTAPSNDIRSANDDKDKVDFFTTKCEIKYSEDIGLTDSGVIETAPVPSPSLSEVTQKSESEVVGLHSGLVSATSLRQKEKPSLETLKPKITTTRKKKRKEILSKADAAGTSDLYNAYTGPEEMHETVSNPESIDNSMTDTKSAHVDFTNKEVPASEEDGQNKAELDDWEDAADISTPKLKTSEHGHSADGHDYDGDEATTQKKYSRDFLMTLSQQFTELPVGFEIGSDISDALMSTPLGKSPCPSPGRIIDRPSGASRVDRRMVGNLDDEKWTKSPSFGLGRDRLDIGHGAAIVSLRPGQGVSHGVLRNPRGQASNQFGGILSGPTQSVASQGGMPRDADRWQRARGLMPSPQTPLQVMHKAERKYEVGKAVDQEEGKQRQLKAILNKLTPQNFEKFCAQVKEVNIDSAATLTGVISQIFDKALMEPTFCEMYANFCFHLSGALPDFNEDNERITFKRLLLNKCQEEFERGEREQAEANKVEEEGEIKQSEEEREKKRLRARRRMLGNIRLIGELYKKKMLTERIMHECIKKLLGQYQNPDEEDVEALCKLMSTIGEMIDHPKAKEHMDAYFDMMTNLSTNQKLSSRVRFMLRDAIDLRKNKWQQRRKVEGPKKIEEVHRDAAQERQAQSSRLARGPVINNIPRRGQVVDYGSRGSTPLTSPNSQQVGSLRGLPTQARGYGTQDVRLDDRHHFETRTVSLPLPQRSTDDDSITLGPQGGLARGMSTRGHPSISISNVLASESPAVGEHRRLTSGPNGTSYMADRFSGTAHDQVKPHDRTSYYGSRDFKISDHTSDRSVMSILPAGRTHGTSDSSLTSASEIRTLPEEVLREKSILAIREFYSAKDENEVALCIKELNAPSFYPSVISLWVTDSFERKDAERDHLTELIINLCKSRDSLLNQVQLLQGFESVLSSLEDSMNDAPRAAEFLGRIFAKFVMEDMVTLREIGRLLYEGGEEPGRLRETGIAADVLSNIFETIRSEKGGTILNEIRASSNLPLEDFQPHPKQSKMDAFL; from the exons ATGTCCGTCAATCAATCCAGGGCTGAGAGGACCCAGGGTCAGCTTAGGAAACCCAGTCGATCGGGCAGCTCCGGCCAGCAAAGGGGTTCCATTGGCAGCGGCGCTCTCGGGAAGGGCGGCAGTTCCGCCCCTTCTCCTATCTCCTCGTCTGTTTCCTTTGCTGCTCCTTCGTCGATCTCCCCATCGTTGTCGACGAACCGCAG TATCAAGAAATCTGGTAATGGACATGGCGGTCAATCTAGAATAAATCCAGCAAGCACGACTTCTGAAGCGAGTGGTGCTGCTCCCTCTACCACCGCCCATCGTGCTGTTCAGAATGGTGCTCAGGCCCCGCAGCCTTCTCCTG GATTTTCAGATGCATCAGTCCCGGGCGGTGCAAAACTTATTGATATGCCGGCCCCTAGAAATGCATCCCGAGGTATCCCTAAGTCGCCATATTCTCAATCTGCTACTGGAGCTTCAAGTTCTTCAACAACCTCGGCACCGCCCAAAG GGGATACATCTAGGACTTTTCCCCTTCAGTTTGGCTCGATAAACCCTGGCATCGTGAATGGATTGCAG ATCCCTGCTCGGACAAGCTCCGCGCCACCAAATCTGGATGAGCAGAAATGTGACCAG GCTCGCATTGAGTCGTTTGGAGCTGCTCCAACATTGCCTGTGGCCTCTATCCcaaaacagcagcagcaacagcaagcCAGAAAGGATGTCAGTGGTGCTCAGCAATCTAATAGTGTGGAGGCCCATCCTCTACCACAATCAAAGAGGGATGTAAGCATCCCAGTCCCATCTGCCTCAGTCACATCCATGCCAAAATCATCTGTTCTTCCAATTCCTGGAATGCCTCCTATGCCTATGCCTATGCCATTTCAACCTCACCAACCACAAATTCCTCCTCAGCTTGGTGGCCCTAGTCACCAAATGCAATCACCAGGCCTTGCAGCCAATTCACTTCAAATGACCATGACATTACCTGTGGGCAATGTTCCCCAAGTTGCACAGCAGATTTATGTTCCTGGCATCCAATCTCATTTTGTACAACAACAGGCAATGATGCACCAGGGCCAGGGTTTAGGGTTTGCCCCTCCAATTAGTCATCAATTGTCCCAGCAGTTAGGAAATATGGGAATGGGCATTTCTTCACAATTCCCTCAACAGCATATGGGTAAATTTAGTGGCCCTCGTAAGACTATAGTGAAAATAACTCATCCAGAGACTCATGAAGTGTTGAGGCTTGACAAAAGAACGGATTCTTCTAAGGATGGTGTTTCCTCTGGGCAAAGGTCACTTTCTAATGTAATCCCACAAGCTCAGCCTATTCCAACATATTCTGCAGCTCATCAGATGAACTACTACGCCCCCATGCAGCAGAATTCTTATAGCCCTTCTCCACTTATTTTTACCACCACTACTGTTCCTCTGACCAGTGGGCAGGTACCTATGAGCTCACAGGCTCCAAAGTATAGCTATCCTGTGAGTCAAAGTGGACAAAACTTGTCCTTCATGAAGTCATCCATGGCCAATGCTGTTCCAGGTGGCAAACCTGCACTTTCCATGCCTGAAGCGGTCAACTTGGAAGGTTTACCAGTTTCCACCTCCCTCCCTTATGCAGTCCAGATAAATGTGAAAGGTTTACAAAGTGAAATAGTTGGTGCATCTTCCGGGACACCTCCAGTGGTAATTAGCATGCCTCTTACTGAGGCAGAACCAGTTAAGTCGGTGAAGACTGTGGCAGATGCTACCGTTTCCTGTCATAAAAATAATGAGACCAGTCCAGATGGACCTGCTCAGCAGCTCAAGTCAGGCTCCGAGCCACTACTTACATTGCCTGTCTTGGACAAAAGCTCAGCTGCTGCTCCTCCTGTGCTCTCATCACAGAGAATGCTCTCTGAAGCTTCATCCACCCCTGAATCACGAACTGGAGATTCTGGATCAGTTCAATCTGGAAGTGATATTAGGAAAAGAGAACCTCTTCGAAGATCTGATTCTTTAAAGGATAACCAGAAAAAGCAAAATAGAAAGGATCTTAGAAACTCCCAACAAGAACATCAG TTAGATGTGTCTTCTCCTGAAGGATCCAAACTGTCTTCACCAAAACCAACCAAGAGTAGTTATGCGGGAGAGCTAATTTCTCAAGAAGGATGCACTAACACTGAGAATACTGAAGCTGTTTTGGCGTCTGATCTGGCCACTCCTTCAGCATGGTCTTGTAATAAAGCTGAAAACATGATTCTTTCAGAAGCAGGAGCAACTGAGCCATTTAAAGGTGAAATAATGCCTGCTGCTTCTGGCTTATCTGGATCGATATTGGAGAAGGAAGCATCTCAAGGTACTTCACTGTTTCATGCTGATTCATTTGGTTCAGCACCTGATGGTGTTTCTATCAAAGAGGATGTCcctgctgaggttacaacttcttCGAGTCCTATGATGGATGGAACTAATTCCAGGAGTTTGTGTACTAGCTCATGTTTGGTCAATGAAGTTTTGGACGTTATGAGAGATGAAATGCTTGATGTAACAAAGCATGAGAAGTCTGAAGTGTCAGATGCTTCATTGCAAGATTCTAGTGACAATAACGTGCATCAACCTTCTGCAACCAAGAAGTCTTCCAAACTTTTTGATCCAGTTATGTTGCTAAAACAAGATGATGGCGGAAGAAATGATGGGAAAGTGAAATTTAGTGATTACCATGAAGCAGACAACAAACAGTTTAGTAGCTTTGTTGTTGGAACTAAAGAGGGGGAAAGTAGGATAGCCAATGAAGAAAATAAGACAATTGATGCATCTCTGGACCCTGCTGATTCTGGAACTGCACCTAGCAATGATATTCGATCTGCCAATGATGACAAAGATAAGGTTGACTTTTTTACAACCAAATGTGAAATAAAATACAGTGAGGATATTGGTTTAACTGATTCTGGTGTCATTGAGACAGCCCCTGTTCCTAGTCCATCTTTATCTGAGGTGACACAGAAGTCGGAATCTGAAGTTGTGGGTTTGCATAGTGGACTGGTTTCTGCAACAAGCTTGAGGCAGAAGGAGAAGCCTTCGTTGGAAACATTGAAGCCTAAGATTACTACcacaagaaaaaagaagagaaaggaaatacTTTCCAAAGCAGATGCTGCAGGGACTTCTGACCTTTACAATGCATACACAGGCCCAGAGGAAATGCATGAGACTGTTAGCAACCCAGAAAGCATAGATAATTCTATGACTGACACAAAGAGTGCACATGTAGATTTTACTAATAAGGAAGTGCCTGCAAGCGAGGAAGATGGGCAGAACAAAGCTGAGCTGGATGATTGGGAAGATGCAGCTGATATATCAACTCCAAAACTGAAAACATCAGAGCATGGGCATTCAGCTGATGGGCATGATTATGATGGTGATGAAGCTACTACTCAAAAGAAATACTCGAGGGACTTTCTAATGACCCTCTCGCAGCAGTTTACTGAGCTTCCTGTGGGTTTTGAGATTGGTTCTGACATATCAGATGCACTGATGAGCACTCCACTAGGGAAATCACCATGTCCAAGTCCTGGGAGGATCATAGATCGACCATCAGGTGCTTCTCGAGTAGACCGCCGTATGGTTGGCAATCTGGATGATGAAAAATGGACAAAATCTCCATCTTTCGGCCTTGGACGTGACAGGTTGGATATCGGGCATGGAGCTGCAATTGTCAGTCTTCGACCTGGGCAAGGTGTCAGTCATGGGGTTTTGAGAAATCCACGTGGGCAGGCATCCAATCAATTTGGAGGAATTCTATCAGGGCCAACACAGTCAGTGGCATCTCAGGGAGGCATGCCTCGTGATGCAGATAGGTGGCAGCGTGCAAGAGGTTTAATGCCCTCTCCTCAAACACCTTTGCAGGTAATGCACAAAGCTGAGAGAAAATATGAAGTGGGCAAAGCTGTTGATCAGGAAGAGGGAAAGCAAAGACAGCTAAAAGCTATCCTTAACAAATTGACCCctcaaaattttgaaaaattctGTGCCCAGGTCAAGGAGGTTAACATTGACAGTGCAGCTACTCTTACTGGTGTCATTTCACAGATCTTTGACAAAGCTTTGATGGAACCAACCTTTTGCGAAATGTATGCTAACTTTTGTTTTCATCTCTCTGGTGCACTACCTGATTTCAATGAAGACAATGAAAGAATAACTTTTAAAAGACTGCTTCTGAACAAATGCCAAGAAGAATTTGAAAGAGGGGAGAGAGAACAAGCTGAAGCTAACAAAGTCGAGGAGGAGGGTGAGATCAAGCAGTCCGAAGAGGAGAGGGAAAAGAAAAGGCTCCGGGCCCGCAGGCGCATGCTGGGTAATATTAGGTTGATTGGGGAATTGtacaaaaagaaaatgttgaCTGAGAGAATTATGCATGAGTGCATCAAGAAGTTGCTAGGCCAGTATCAGAATCCTGATGAGGAAGATGTTGAAGCGCTGTGCAAATTGATGAGTACAATTGGGGAGATGATAGATCACCCCAAGGCAAAAGAGCACATGGATGCATATTTTGATATGATGACAAATCTATCAACAAATCAAAAGTTATCTTCACGTGTTAGATTTATGCTGAGAGATGCAATCGACCTTAGAAAAAATAAATGGCAACAGAGAAGGAAAGTTGAGGGGCCAAAGAAGATtgaggaggttcacagagatgcaGCTCAAGAAAGGCAAGCTCAATCAAGTAGGTTGGCTCGCGGTCCTGTCATTAATAATATCCCAAGACGTGGTCAAGTAGTTGACTATGGTTCCCGTGGATCCACACCGTTAACTTCTCCAAATTCCCAGCAGGTTGGCAGTCTTCGTGGATTGCCAACTCAGGCTCGTGGGTATGGCACCCAGGATGTACGCTTGGATGATAGGCATCATTTTGAAACAAGAACCGTGTCGCTTCCTCTACCGCAAAGGTCTACTGATGATGATTCTATTACCCTTGGTCCTCAAGGTGGCCTGGCTAGGGGAATGTCTACAAGAGGACACCCATCAATATCAATATCTAATGTTCTGGCTTCTGAATCTCCAGCTGTTGGAGAACATCGTAGATTGACATCAGGTCCAAATGGTACTAGTTATATGGCAGATAGGTTTTCTGGAACAGCACATGATCAAGTAAAACCTCATGATCGTACTAGTTACTATGGAAGCAGAGACTTCAAGATTTCAGATCATACTTCTGATAGATCAGTTATGTCTATTCTACCTGCTGGGCGAACTCATGGTACTTCAGACAGCAGCCTAACTTCAGCTTCTGAAATAAGAACATTACCAGAAGAAGTTCTGCGAGAAAAATCAATTTTAGCAATAAGAGAGTTCTATAG
- the LOC135587602 gene encoding eukaryotic translation initiation factor 4G-like isoform X2 — protein MSVNQSRAERTQGQLRKPSRSGSSGQQRGSIGSGALGKGGSSAPSPISSSVSFAAPSSISPSLSTNRSIKKSGNGHGGQSRINPASTTSEASGAAPSTTAHRAVQNGAQAPQPSPDASVPGGAKLIDMPAPRNASRGIPKSPYSQSATGASSSSTTSAPPKGDTSRTFPLQFGSINPGIVNGLQIPARTSSAPPNLDEQKCDQARIESFGAAPTLPVASIPKQQQQQQARKDVSGAQQSNSVEAHPLPQSKRDVSIPVPSASVTSMPKSSVLPIPGMPPMPMPMPFQPHQPQIPPQLGGPSHQMQSPGLAANSLQMTMTLPVGNVPQVAQQIYVPGIQSHFVQQQAMMHQGQGLGFAPPISHQLSQQLGNMGMGISSQFPQQHMGKFSGPRKTIVKITHPETHEVLRLDKRTDSSKDGVSSGQRSLSNVIPQAQPIPTYSAAHQMNYYAPMQQNSYSPSPLIFTTTTVPLTSGQVPMSSQAPKYSYPVSQSGQNLSFMKSSMANAVPGGKPALSMPEAVNLEGLPVSTSLPYAVQINVKGLQSEIVGASSGTPPVVISMPLTEAEPVKSVKTVADATVSCHKNNETSPDGPAQQLKSGSEPLLTLPVLDKSSAAAPPVLSSQRMLSEASSTPESRTGDSGSVQSGSDIRKREPLRRSDSLKDNQKKQNRKDLRNSQQEHQLDVSSPEGSKLSSPKPTKSSYAGELISQEGCTNTENTEAVLASDLATPSAWSCNKAENMILSEAGATEPFKGEIMPAASGLSGSILEKEASQGTSLFHADSFGSAPDGVSIKEDVPAEVTTSSSPMMDGTNSRSLCTSSCLVNEVLDVMRDEMLDVTKHEKSEVSDASLQDSSDNNVHQPSATKKSSKLFDPVMLLKQDDGGRNDGKVKFSDYHEADNKQFSSFVVGTKEGESRIANEENKTIDASLDPADSGTAPSNDIRSANDDKDKVDFFTTKCEIKYSEDIGLTDSGVIETAPVPSPSLSEVTQKSESEVVGLHSGLVSATSLRQKEKPSLETLKPKITTTRKKKRKEILSKADAAGTSDLYNAYTGPEEMHETVSNPESIDNSMTDTKSAHVDFTNKEVPASEEDGQNKAELDDWEDAADISTPKLKTSEHGHSADGHDYDGDEATTQKKYSRDFLMTLSQQFTELPVGFEIGSDISDALMSTPLGKSPCPSPGRIIDRPSGASRVDRRMVGNLDDEKWTKSPSFGLGRDRLDIGHGAAIVSLRPGQGVSHGVLRNPRGQASNQFGGILSGPTQSVASQGGMPRDADRWQRARGLMPSPQTPLQVMHKAERKYEVGKAVDQEEGKQRQLKAILNKLTPQNFEKFCAQVKEVNIDSAATLTGVISQIFDKALMEPTFCEMYANFCFHLSGALPDFNEDNERITFKRLLLNKCQEEFERGEREQAEANKVEEEGEIKQSEEEREKKRLRARRRMLGNIRLIGELYKKKMLTERIMHECIKKLLGQYQNPDEEDVEALCKLMSTIGEMIDHPKAKEHMDAYFDMMTNLSTNQKLSSRVRFMLRDAIDLRKNKWQQRRKVEGPKKIEEVHRDAAQERQAQSSRLARGPVINNIPRRGQVVDYGSRGSTPLTSPNSQQVGSLRGLPTQARGYGTQDVRLDDRHHFETRTVSLPLPQRSTDDDSITLGPQGGLARGMSTRGHPSISISNVLASESPAVGEHRRLTSGPNGTSYMADRFSGTAHDQVKPHDRTSYYGSRDFKISDHTSDRSVMSILPAGRTHGTSDSSLTSASEIRTLPEEVLREKSILAIREFYSAKDENEVALCIKELNAPSFYPSVISLWVTDSFERKDAERDHLTELIINLCKSRDSLLNQVQLLQGFESVLSSLEDSMNDAPRAAEFLGRIFAKFVMEDMVTLREIGRLLYEGGEEPGRLRETGIAADVLSNIFETIRSEKGGTILNEIRASSNLPLEDFQPHPKQSKMDAFL, from the exons ATGTCCGTCAATCAATCCAGGGCTGAGAGGACCCAGGGTCAGCTTAGGAAACCCAGTCGATCGGGCAGCTCCGGCCAGCAAAGGGGTTCCATTGGCAGCGGCGCTCTCGGGAAGGGCGGCAGTTCCGCCCCTTCTCCTATCTCCTCGTCTGTTTCCTTTGCTGCTCCTTCGTCGATCTCCCCATCGTTGTCGACGAACCGCAG TATCAAGAAATCTGGTAATGGACATGGCGGTCAATCTAGAATAAATCCAGCAAGCACGACTTCTGAAGCGAGTGGTGCTGCTCCCTCTACCACCGCCCATCGTGCTGTTCAGAATGGTGCTCAGGCCCCGCAGCCTTCTCCTG ATGCATCAGTCCCGGGCGGTGCAAAACTTATTGATATGCCGGCCCCTAGAAATGCATCCCGAGGTATCCCTAAGTCGCCATATTCTCAATCTGCTACTGGAGCTTCAAGTTCTTCAACAACCTCGGCACCGCCCAAAG GGGATACATCTAGGACTTTTCCCCTTCAGTTTGGCTCGATAAACCCTGGCATCGTGAATGGATTGCAG ATCCCTGCTCGGACAAGCTCCGCGCCACCAAATCTGGATGAGCAGAAATGTGACCAG GCTCGCATTGAGTCGTTTGGAGCTGCTCCAACATTGCCTGTGGCCTCTATCCcaaaacagcagcagcaacagcaagcCAGAAAGGATGTCAGTGGTGCTCAGCAATCTAATAGTGTGGAGGCCCATCCTCTACCACAATCAAAGAGGGATGTAAGCATCCCAGTCCCATCTGCCTCAGTCACATCCATGCCAAAATCATCTGTTCTTCCAATTCCTGGAATGCCTCCTATGCCTATGCCTATGCCATTTCAACCTCACCAACCACAAATTCCTCCTCAGCTTGGTGGCCCTAGTCACCAAATGCAATCACCAGGCCTTGCAGCCAATTCACTTCAAATGACCATGACATTACCTGTGGGCAATGTTCCCCAAGTTGCACAGCAGATTTATGTTCCTGGCATCCAATCTCATTTTGTACAACAACAGGCAATGATGCACCAGGGCCAGGGTTTAGGGTTTGCCCCTCCAATTAGTCATCAATTGTCCCAGCAGTTAGGAAATATGGGAATGGGCATTTCTTCACAATTCCCTCAACAGCATATGGGTAAATTTAGTGGCCCTCGTAAGACTATAGTGAAAATAACTCATCCAGAGACTCATGAAGTGTTGAGGCTTGACAAAAGAACGGATTCTTCTAAGGATGGTGTTTCCTCTGGGCAAAGGTCACTTTCTAATGTAATCCCACAAGCTCAGCCTATTCCAACATATTCTGCAGCTCATCAGATGAACTACTACGCCCCCATGCAGCAGAATTCTTATAGCCCTTCTCCACTTATTTTTACCACCACTACTGTTCCTCTGACCAGTGGGCAGGTACCTATGAGCTCACAGGCTCCAAAGTATAGCTATCCTGTGAGTCAAAGTGGACAAAACTTGTCCTTCATGAAGTCATCCATGGCCAATGCTGTTCCAGGTGGCAAACCTGCACTTTCCATGCCTGAAGCGGTCAACTTGGAAGGTTTACCAGTTTCCACCTCCCTCCCTTATGCAGTCCAGATAAATGTGAAAGGTTTACAAAGTGAAATAGTTGGTGCATCTTCCGGGACACCTCCAGTGGTAATTAGCATGCCTCTTACTGAGGCAGAACCAGTTAAGTCGGTGAAGACTGTGGCAGATGCTACCGTTTCCTGTCATAAAAATAATGAGACCAGTCCAGATGGACCTGCTCAGCAGCTCAAGTCAGGCTCCGAGCCACTACTTACATTGCCTGTCTTGGACAAAAGCTCAGCTGCTGCTCCTCCTGTGCTCTCATCACAGAGAATGCTCTCTGAAGCTTCATCCACCCCTGAATCACGAACTGGAGATTCTGGATCAGTTCAATCTGGAAGTGATATTAGGAAAAGAGAACCTCTTCGAAGATCTGATTCTTTAAAGGATAACCAGAAAAAGCAAAATAGAAAGGATCTTAGAAACTCCCAACAAGAACATCAG TTAGATGTGTCTTCTCCTGAAGGATCCAAACTGTCTTCACCAAAACCAACCAAGAGTAGTTATGCGGGAGAGCTAATTTCTCAAGAAGGATGCACTAACACTGAGAATACTGAAGCTGTTTTGGCGTCTGATCTGGCCACTCCTTCAGCATGGTCTTGTAATAAAGCTGAAAACATGATTCTTTCAGAAGCAGGAGCAACTGAGCCATTTAAAGGTGAAATAATGCCTGCTGCTTCTGGCTTATCTGGATCGATATTGGAGAAGGAAGCATCTCAAGGTACTTCACTGTTTCATGCTGATTCATTTGGTTCAGCACCTGATGGTGTTTCTATCAAAGAGGATGTCcctgctgaggttacaacttcttCGAGTCCTATGATGGATGGAACTAATTCCAGGAGTTTGTGTACTAGCTCATGTTTGGTCAATGAAGTTTTGGACGTTATGAGAGATGAAATGCTTGATGTAACAAAGCATGAGAAGTCTGAAGTGTCAGATGCTTCATTGCAAGATTCTAGTGACAATAACGTGCATCAACCTTCTGCAACCAAGAAGTCTTCCAAACTTTTTGATCCAGTTATGTTGCTAAAACAAGATGATGGCGGAAGAAATGATGGGAAAGTGAAATTTAGTGATTACCATGAAGCAGACAACAAACAGTTTAGTAGCTTTGTTGTTGGAACTAAAGAGGGGGAAAGTAGGATAGCCAATGAAGAAAATAAGACAATTGATGCATCTCTGGACCCTGCTGATTCTGGAACTGCACCTAGCAATGATATTCGATCTGCCAATGATGACAAAGATAAGGTTGACTTTTTTACAACCAAATGTGAAATAAAATACAGTGAGGATATTGGTTTAACTGATTCTGGTGTCATTGAGACAGCCCCTGTTCCTAGTCCATCTTTATCTGAGGTGACACAGAAGTCGGAATCTGAAGTTGTGGGTTTGCATAGTGGACTGGTTTCTGCAACAAGCTTGAGGCAGAAGGAGAAGCCTTCGTTGGAAACATTGAAGCCTAAGATTACTACcacaagaaaaaagaagagaaaggaaatacTTTCCAAAGCAGATGCTGCAGGGACTTCTGACCTTTACAATGCATACACAGGCCCAGAGGAAATGCATGAGACTGTTAGCAACCCAGAAAGCATAGATAATTCTATGACTGACACAAAGAGTGCACATGTAGATTTTACTAATAAGGAAGTGCCTGCAAGCGAGGAAGATGGGCAGAACAAAGCTGAGCTGGATGATTGGGAAGATGCAGCTGATATATCAACTCCAAAACTGAAAACATCAGAGCATGGGCATTCAGCTGATGGGCATGATTATGATGGTGATGAAGCTACTACTCAAAAGAAATACTCGAGGGACTTTCTAATGACCCTCTCGCAGCAGTTTACTGAGCTTCCTGTGGGTTTTGAGATTGGTTCTGACATATCAGATGCACTGATGAGCACTCCACTAGGGAAATCACCATGTCCAAGTCCTGGGAGGATCATAGATCGACCATCAGGTGCTTCTCGAGTAGACCGCCGTATGGTTGGCAATCTGGATGATGAAAAATGGACAAAATCTCCATCTTTCGGCCTTGGACGTGACAGGTTGGATATCGGGCATGGAGCTGCAATTGTCAGTCTTCGACCTGGGCAAGGTGTCAGTCATGGGGTTTTGAGAAATCCACGTGGGCAGGCATCCAATCAATTTGGAGGAATTCTATCAGGGCCAACACAGTCAGTGGCATCTCAGGGAGGCATGCCTCGTGATGCAGATAGGTGGCAGCGTGCAAGAGGTTTAATGCCCTCTCCTCAAACACCTTTGCAGGTAATGCACAAAGCTGAGAGAAAATATGAAGTGGGCAAAGCTGTTGATCAGGAAGAGGGAAAGCAAAGACAGCTAAAAGCTATCCTTAACAAATTGACCCctcaaaattttgaaaaattctGTGCCCAGGTCAAGGAGGTTAACATTGACAGTGCAGCTACTCTTACTGGTGTCATTTCACAGATCTTTGACAAAGCTTTGATGGAACCAACCTTTTGCGAAATGTATGCTAACTTTTGTTTTCATCTCTCTGGTGCACTACCTGATTTCAATGAAGACAATGAAAGAATAACTTTTAAAAGACTGCTTCTGAACAAATGCCAAGAAGAATTTGAAAGAGGGGAGAGAGAACAAGCTGAAGCTAACAAAGTCGAGGAGGAGGGTGAGATCAAGCAGTCCGAAGAGGAGAGGGAAAAGAAAAGGCTCCGGGCCCGCAGGCGCATGCTGGGTAATATTAGGTTGATTGGGGAATTGtacaaaaagaaaatgttgaCTGAGAGAATTATGCATGAGTGCATCAAGAAGTTGCTAGGCCAGTATCAGAATCCTGATGAGGAAGATGTTGAAGCGCTGTGCAAATTGATGAGTACAATTGGGGAGATGATAGATCACCCCAAGGCAAAAGAGCACATGGATGCATATTTTGATATGATGACAAATCTATCAACAAATCAAAAGTTATCTTCACGTGTTAGATTTATGCTGAGAGATGCAATCGACCTTAGAAAAAATAAATGGCAACAGAGAAGGAAAGTTGAGGGGCCAAAGAAGATtgaggaggttcacagagatgcaGCTCAAGAAAGGCAAGCTCAATCAAGTAGGTTGGCTCGCGGTCCTGTCATTAATAATATCCCAAGACGTGGTCAAGTAGTTGACTATGGTTCCCGTGGATCCACACCGTTAACTTCTCCAAATTCCCAGCAGGTTGGCAGTCTTCGTGGATTGCCAACTCAGGCTCGTGGGTATGGCACCCAGGATGTACGCTTGGATGATAGGCATCATTTTGAAACAAGAACCGTGTCGCTTCCTCTACCGCAAAGGTCTACTGATGATGATTCTATTACCCTTGGTCCTCAAGGTGGCCTGGCTAGGGGAATGTCTACAAGAGGACACCCATCAATATCAATATCTAATGTTCTGGCTTCTGAATCTCCAGCTGTTGGAGAACATCGTAGATTGACATCAGGTCCAAATGGTACTAGTTATATGGCAGATAGGTTTTCTGGAACAGCACATGATCAAGTAAAACCTCATGATCGTACTAGTTACTATGGAAGCAGAGACTTCAAGATTTCAGATCATACTTCTGATAGATCAGTTATGTCTATTCTACCTGCTGGGCGAACTCATGGTACTTCAGACAGCAGCCTAACTTCAGCTTCTGAAATAAGAACATTACCAGAAGAAGTTCTGCGAGAAAAATCAATTTTAGCAATAAGAGAGTTCTATAG